The Methanomassiliicoccales archaeon genome has a segment encoding these proteins:
- a CDS encoding 30S ribosomal protein S15: MARMHARRRGSSRSRRPLLTENPEWVPLSKDEVVEMVVKLGKEGMTSSKIGLVLRDQHAVPSVRLSTDKTVLEILNENDLSPKLPEDLTALMRKAINLNLHVQNGNRGDHSNRRGLQLIESKIRRLVKYYKRLDILPSDWNYSLKNAELLIE; this comes from the coding sequence ATGGCAAGAATGCACGCCAGGAGAAGGGGGTCCTCCCGTTCCAGGAGGCCTCTGCTGACCGAGAACCCGGAGTGGGTTCCCCTGTCGAAGGATGAAGTAGTGGAAATGGTGGTCAAACTGGGAAAGGAGGGCATGACCAGCTCCAAGATCGGCTTGGTTCTTAGGGACCAGCACGCCGTACCCAGCGTCAGGCTTTCCACTGACAAGACCGTGTTGGAGATCCTGAACGAGAACGATCTGTCCCCCAAGCTGCCGGAGGACCTGACGGCATTGATGAGGAAGGCCATCAACCTCAACCTGCACGTTCAGAACGGGAACCGCGGCGATCATTCCAACCGCCGGGGCCTGCAGCTGATAGAGTCCAAGATCAGGCGCCTGGTGAAGTACTACAAGCGCCTGGACATCTTGCCCAGCGACTGGAACTACTCCCTGAAGAACGCTGAGCTGCTCATCGAGTGA
- a CDS encoding NUDIX domain-containing protein, which yields MIQLPNVYGIAFKGDRYLMVYNPKRKGWEMPGGKLEEMETPLEGMRREFMEESGFEFQVLDCRPMGPEVVFAGILGEEKGEGEMGWELMEELPDNLAFPECEYREQIAWAREAVLSKLGKNRNLK from the coding sequence GTGATCCAACTGCCAAACGTCTACGGTATAGCATTCAAGGGCGACCGCTATCTCATGGTCTATAACCCCAAGCGCAAGGGATGGGAGATGCCTGGGGGCAAGCTAGAGGAGATGGAGACCCCGCTGGAGGGCATGAGGAGGGAGTTCATGGAGGAGAGCGGGTTCGAGTTTCAGGTCCTCGACTGCCGTCCCATGGGACCGGAGGTTGTCTTCGCCGGCATCCTGGGCGAGGAGAAGGGAGAGGGGGAGATGGGGTGGGAGCTGATGGAAGAGCTCCCGGACAACCTGGCCTTCCCGGAGTGCGAGTACCGGGAGCAGATCGCCTGGGCCAGGGAGGCGGTCCTTTCCAAGCTGGGCAAGAATCGAAATCTTAAATAG
- a CDS encoding GNAT family N-acetyltransferase, producing the protein MRGQNEGDEGNQESELLEIRMVDPLLPEVIDMLWEMRREIDRMYDEVTTSPPPQEEFLSPRAVFLAVTSNGRMVGCGAIKPFDGETAEIKRLFVSPAYRRKGIARWIMQELERKATELRYRQTILDTGYKQQGAMRLYESLGYRRIPCAGRQGMKEWSVCFEKRL; encoded by the coding sequence ATGAGAGGACAGAACGAGGGCGATGAGGGGAATCAAGAATCGGAGCTCCTGGAGATACGCATGGTTGATCCTCTGCTCCCGGAGGTCATAGATATGCTCTGGGAGATGCGCAGGGAGATAGACAGGATGTATGACGAGGTCACCACATCCCCCCCTCCTCAGGAGGAGTTCCTATCGCCTCGAGCGGTCTTCCTGGCGGTCACATCCAATGGTAGGATGGTGGGATGCGGGGCCATCAAGCCCTTCGACGGTGAGACCGCCGAGATCAAGAGGCTCTTCGTCTCCCCGGCCTACAGAAGGAAGGGGATAGCCCGATGGATCATGCAGGAGCTGGAGAGGAAGGCTACCGAGCTTCGATACAGACAGACCATCCTAGACACCGGATACAAGCAACAAGGGGCCATGAGACTCTACGAATCCCTGGGATACCGGCGGATCCCTTGCGCTGGCCGCCAGGGAATGAAGGAATGGAGCGTCTGCTTCGAGAAAAGGCTTTGA
- a CDS encoding fibrillarin-like rRNA/tRNA 2'-O-methyltransferase, producing the protein MSEAKLRVEGTPFPGVFRSGDMLLTRNLTPGRRVYGERLFSQEGVEYREWVPERSKLSAYIRKGGKYCPFRPDSHVLYLGASSGTTPSHVSDLVTEGRVYCVEISPRMFRDLVGVCESRSNMMPILGDATKPDDLAFLVERADVVYQDVAQKHQAGIIAKVMKRFPARWGMLTVKARSEDVTREPREIFKESAELLKKEGFAVREMVELEPFEKDHAMIVVERV; encoded by the coding sequence ATGAGCGAGGCCAAGCTGCGGGTGGAGGGGACGCCGTTCCCTGGCGTGTTCAGGTCCGGCGACATGCTGCTGACTCGCAACCTAACCCCGGGACGCAGGGTCTATGGGGAGAGACTGTTCTCCCAGGAGGGAGTGGAATACCGGGAATGGGTGCCGGAGAGGAGCAAGCTGTCGGCCTACATCAGGAAGGGGGGTAAGTACTGCCCCTTCCGGCCGGACTCCCACGTGCTCTACCTCGGAGCGTCCAGCGGCACCACCCCCAGCCACGTCTCTGACCTGGTCACCGAGGGGCGGGTGTACTGCGTGGAAATATCGCCCCGCATGTTCCGCGACCTCGTTGGCGTTTGCGAGTCCCGCTCCAACATGATGCCCATCTTAGGCGACGCCACGAAACCGGACGACCTGGCCTTCTTGGTGGAAAGGGCCGATGTGGTCTATCAGGACGTGGCGCAGAAGCATCAGGCCGGGATCATCGCCAAGGTCATGAAACGATTTCCGGCCAGGTGGGGCATGCTGACGGTCAAGGCGCGCTCCGAGGATGTCACCAGGGAGCCGAGGGAGATATTCAAGGAGAGCGCCGAACTGCTGAAAAAGGAGGGTTTCGCTGTCCGGGAGATGGTGGAGCTGGAACCGTTCGAGAAGGACCATGCCATGATCGTGGTGGAAAGGGTTTGA
- a CDS encoding PEP-utilizing enzyme, with the protein MRDRLNGDVISLSGDGNKKEIGGKARNLTDLIKTGFPVPEGVVVTTAAYERFLDSNDLRICIQEALGTLEYGDALKVARCAESIRSSILTSPMDRELSQQMDLGMAALGPESLWAVRSSAIAEDLEQASFAGQLDTFLNVTKDQVAEHVRRCWASYWNERAISYRHDKKIGHLDTGMAVIVQRMVNADSSGIMFTSDPMSGEERIIIESSWGLGESIASGLVTPDRFVCDPQSGELKESSISVKPQAIFLSPEGEKVVDVPEAERGRPSLTRAKVELVAKLGMKLHQHMNGPQDIEWAAEGDKIYILQSRPITTIGGDRTLWTRGYGDEYWADVTSPLFFSILGPWLTKYVNWEGSAIMGYHELTDKPLLRIHKGHVYFNAEVLEGMLIYNPKFSRTKELLNYFPEKDHARIVNAKTRLFRRVLAEVRISVLDRDGVILNTDKAYNKWAADFMEWAKGFDARDLTVVPDEKLEDVAWELDGKVLKHCRLIRYGMVAHSIGMNMIIKRWLQDWLQDNNGALYSKVISGLEGNKTIETNIALNHLANTARNDPYVKDKVLSLSSMDAVALMRTDPQMAAYWKDFESFLAKYGHRSHTRELYFPRWGEDPRLVVDIVRSLVSSPPVDLESLEKRKVREREEAETEILSRMRRLKLGYFKAGVFRLIMHFAQVYLMFRENQRYYLDHILYRERRIYKEYARRFLAKGIIAKEEEIFFLSKEEIFALAKGEGWEALKEMPARIEEFRSWKGELPPKFLKGGVEFDDTVQVEAGAARLTGTSASPGVATGRVRVVDSIEQLPEVREGEILVTSNTDPGWTAVFSKIGGLITETGGILSHGAVVSREYGIPAVTAVKGATKIFITGQLITLDGNEGLIYIREG; encoded by the coding sequence ATGAGGGATCGATTGAACGGGGATGTCATCTCACTGTCGGGCGACGGGAACAAAAAGGAGATAGGCGGGAAGGCCCGCAACCTAACGGACCTGATAAAGACCGGGTTCCCGGTACCGGAGGGAGTGGTGGTCACCACCGCGGCCTACGAACGCTTCCTGGACTCTAACGACCTGCGCATTTGCATCCAGGAGGCCTTGGGGACCCTGGAGTACGGGGACGCCCTCAAGGTGGCCCGTTGCGCCGAGTCCATACGATCATCGATCCTGACATCGCCGATGGACCGGGAGCTGTCGCAGCAGATGGACCTGGGCATGGCCGCCCTGGGCCCGGAAAGCCTCTGGGCGGTGCGCTCTTCGGCCATCGCTGAGGACCTGGAGCAGGCCTCCTTCGCCGGGCAGCTGGACACCTTCCTGAACGTGACCAAGGACCAGGTCGCGGAGCATGTGAGGAGATGCTGGGCCTCTTACTGGAACGAAAGGGCCATCAGCTACCGGCACGACAAGAAGATTGGCCACCTGGATACGGGCATGGCCGTCATCGTCCAGCGCATGGTCAACGCCGATTCCTCGGGCATCATGTTCACCTCCGATCCCATGAGCGGGGAGGAGCGTATAATCATCGAGTCGAGCTGGGGGCTGGGCGAGTCCATCGCCTCCGGGCTGGTCACGCCTGACCGCTTCGTCTGCGATCCCCAGAGCGGGGAGCTTAAGGAATCCAGCATCAGCGTGAAGCCCCAGGCCATATTCCTTTCGCCTGAAGGGGAGAAGGTGGTGGACGTCCCGGAGGCCGAGCGGGGACGGCCATCCCTCACAAGAGCCAAGGTGGAGCTGGTGGCCAAACTGGGCATGAAGCTGCACCAACACATGAACGGGCCGCAGGACATAGAGTGGGCGGCCGAGGGGGACAAGATATACATCCTGCAATCACGGCCTATCACCACCATAGGCGGGGACCGCACGCTATGGACGAGAGGGTACGGCGACGAGTACTGGGCGGATGTCACCTCCCCCTTGTTCTTTTCCATCCTCGGTCCGTGGCTGACCAAGTACGTCAACTGGGAGGGCAGCGCCATCATGGGCTACCACGAGCTGACGGACAAACCGCTGCTGCGCATTCACAAAGGGCACGTGTACTTCAACGCCGAGGTCCTCGAGGGAATGCTGATCTATAACCCCAAGTTCTCCCGCACCAAGGAGCTGCTGAACTACTTCCCGGAGAAGGACCACGCCCGCATCGTCAACGCCAAGACCAGGCTGTTCCGCAGGGTGCTGGCCGAGGTGCGCATCTCCGTCCTTGATAGAGATGGGGTCATACTGAACACCGACAAGGCCTACAACAAGTGGGCCGCCGACTTCATGGAATGGGCCAAGGGCTTCGACGCCCGGGACCTGACGGTCGTCCCTGACGAGAAGCTGGAGGATGTGGCCTGGGAGCTGGATGGCAAGGTGCTCAAGCACTGTCGCCTAATCCGCTACGGTATGGTGGCCCACTCCATCGGCATGAACATGATCATAAAACGCTGGCTGCAGGACTGGCTGCAGGACAACAACGGCGCTCTGTACTCCAAGGTGATCAGCGGTCTGGAGGGCAACAAGACCATCGAGACCAACATAGCCCTCAACCACCTGGCCAACACCGCCAGGAACGATCCCTACGTCAAGGACAAGGTGCTGTCGCTCAGCTCGATGGACGCGGTGGCCCTGATGAGGACCGACCCCCAGATGGCCGCATATTGGAAGGACTTCGAATCGTTCCTCGCGAAGTACGGGCATCGTTCCCACACCCGGGAGCTCTACTTCCCCCGCTGGGGCGAGGACCCCCGACTGGTGGTGGACATCGTCCGTTCCCTGGTCTCGTCGCCACCGGTCGACCTGGAGAGCCTGGAGAAGCGCAAGGTCCGGGAGAGGGAGGAGGCCGAGACGGAGATTCTGTCGCGGATGAGGAGGTTGAAACTGGGCTATTTCAAGGCCGGGGTTTTCCGCCTCATAATGCATTTCGCCCAGGTCTACCTCATGTTCCGGGAGAACCAGCGCTATTATCTGGACCACATCCTGTACCGGGAGCGCAGGATCTACAAGGAGTACGCCCGCCGGTTCCTGGCCAAGGGGATCATCGCCAAGGAGGAGGAGATATTCTTCCTCTCCAAGGAGGAGATCTTCGCCTTGGCCAAGGGAGAAGGATGGGAAGCGTTGAAAGAGATGCCGGCCCGCATCGAGGAGTTCCGCAGCTGGAAGGGCGAGCTGCCGCCCAAGTTCCTGAAGGGAGGCGTGGAGTTCGACGACACGGTCCAGGTCGAGGCTGGGGCCGCCCGCTTGACCGGAACTTCGGCCAGCCCGGGCGTGGCCACCGGCCGGGTGCGAGTGGTCGATTCCATCGAGCAGCTGCCCGAGGTCCGGGAGGGGGAGATACTGGTCACCTCCAACACCGACCCGGGATGGACCGCGGTCTTCTCCAAGATCGGAGGGTTGATCACCGAGACTGGCGGGATACTTTCCCACGGGGCCGTCGTGTCAAGGGAATACGGCATTCCGGCGGTCACCGCGGTGAAGGGAGCAACGAAAATCTTCATAACGGGTCAGCTGATAACCCTTGACGGCAACGAAGGCCTGATCTATATCAGGGAAGGATGA
- a CDS encoding NAD(+)/NADH kinase — protein sequence MKFGMSVNMNIPDAPRIAKKTLELLKGHEVLLEKEMAGRFKVQGHRLDDMEVDMMVTIGGDGTILRALQHNKAPIFGVNAGDLGFLTAVSEDELDEGIDNILQGHYELEARTKLQTTVGGQRMADGMNEAVVHTAHVVKIRPFQVFVDGEVAVNVRADGIVVATPTGSTCYAMSLGAPLVDPRVEALVIVPMAPFKFAARPIVVPASSRITLQIVRPKECVVVVDGQQELLMAGHETVEFQVAPDKARFVSFGKGFYARTREKLMGTLC from the coding sequence ATGAAGTTCGGGATGAGCGTCAACATGAACATACCCGACGCCCCCCGCATCGCCAAGAAGACCTTGGAGCTGCTGAAGGGACACGAGGTGCTGCTGGAGAAGGAGATGGCCGGCCGGTTCAAGGTCCAGGGTCACCGCCTCGACGATATGGAGGTGGACATGATGGTGACCATCGGCGGTGACGGCACGATACTACGGGCGCTGCAGCACAACAAGGCGCCCATATTCGGGGTCAACGCCGGGGACCTCGGCTTCCTGACCGCAGTGTCCGAGGATGAGCTTGATGAAGGGATAGACAACATCCTCCAGGGCCACTACGAGCTGGAAGCCCGCACCAAGCTGCAGACCACGGTGGGCGGGCAGCGCATGGCCGACGGCATGAACGAAGCGGTGGTGCACACCGCCCATGTGGTCAAGATACGTCCTTTTCAGGTGTTCGTGGACGGGGAGGTGGCGGTCAACGTCCGCGCCGACGGCATAGTGGTGGCCACGCCCACGGGTTCCACCTGCTACGCCATGAGCCTGGGCGCGCCGTTGGTGGACCCCCGGGTGGAGGCGTTGGTGATAGTGCCCATGGCCCCCTTTAAGTTCGCCGCCCGCCCGATCGTGGTCCCAGCCAGCAGCCGCATCACCCTACAGATCGTCCGGCCCAAGGAATGCGTGGTAGTGGTGGACGGGCAGCAGGAGCTGCTTATGGCCGGCCACGAGACGGTGGAGTTCCAGGTCGCCCCGGACAAGGCCCGCTTCGTCAGTTTCGGCAAAGGATTCTACGCCCGT